One stretch of Variovorax sp. 54 DNA includes these proteins:
- the hydA gene encoding dihydropyrimidinase: MTVLIRGGTVVNADAEHRGDVLCQGDKILQVGTDLQVPAGTEVIDAGGAYVMPGGIDPHTHMQLPFMGTVAADDFFSGTAAGLAGGTTSIIDFVIPDPQQSLMDAFRMWRGWAEKSAGDYSFHVAVTWWNDSVHKDMGTLVQEHGVNSFKHFMAYKNAIMADDEILVKSFQRSLELGAMPTVHAENGELVAMLQQQLLAQGIRGPEGHPLSRPPMVEAEAANRAIAIADVLGVPIYVVHVSCGEALEAITRARARGQRVYGEVLAGHLVVDESAYRDPDFARAAAHVMSPPFRSRENQAMLWRGLQGGNLHTTATDHCTFCAEQKAAGRNDFTKIPNGCGGVEERMAVLWDAGVNAGRLTPSEFVRVTSTNAAQLFNLYPRKGVIQPGADADLVVWDPKATKTLSVKTQHSKSDFNIFEGREVTGVPRHTVSAGRWVYRDGDLRAEPGTGRYLKRPAFAPMFTALERFKHQHAPTAVAR, from the coding sequence ATGACCGTACTCATTCGCGGTGGCACGGTGGTCAACGCCGATGCCGAGCACCGCGGCGACGTGCTCTGCCAGGGGGACAAGATCCTCCAGGTCGGCACCGACCTGCAGGTGCCGGCCGGCACCGAGGTGATCGACGCCGGCGGCGCCTACGTGATGCCCGGCGGCATCGACCCGCACACCCACATGCAGCTGCCCTTCATGGGCACCGTGGCGGCCGACGACTTCTTCAGCGGCACGGCAGCCGGCCTGGCCGGCGGCACCACCAGCATCATCGACTTCGTGATTCCCGACCCGCAGCAGTCGCTGATGGACGCCTTTCGCATGTGGCGCGGCTGGGCCGAAAAATCCGCCGGCGACTACAGCTTTCACGTGGCCGTGACCTGGTGGAACGACAGCGTGCACAAGGACATGGGCACGCTGGTGCAGGAGCACGGCGTGAACAGCTTCAAGCACTTCATGGCCTACAAGAACGCGATCATGGCCGACGACGAAATTCTGGTGAAGAGCTTCCAGCGCTCGCTCGAACTCGGCGCCATGCCGACGGTGCACGCGGAAAACGGCGAGCTGGTCGCGATGCTGCAGCAGCAACTGCTGGCACAGGGCATTCGCGGGCCCGAGGGCCATCCGCTGTCGCGCCCGCCGATGGTCGAGGCCGAAGCCGCCAACCGCGCCATTGCCATCGCCGACGTGCTGGGCGTGCCGATCTACGTGGTGCACGTGTCGTGCGGCGAAGCGCTGGAGGCCATCACCCGCGCCCGCGCACGCGGCCAGCGCGTGTACGGCGAAGTGCTGGCCGGCCACCTGGTGGTCGACGAAAGCGCCTACCGCGACCCCGACTTCGCGCGCGCCGCTGCCCACGTGATGAGCCCGCCCTTTCGCTCGCGCGAGAACCAGGCCATGCTGTGGCGCGGCCTGCAGGGCGGCAACCTGCACACCACGGCGACCGACCACTGCACCTTCTGCGCCGAGCAGAAAGCGGCCGGCCGCAACGACTTCACGAAGATCCCCAACGGCTGCGGCGGCGTCGAAGAACGCATGGCCGTGCTGTGGGATGCGGGCGTCAACGCCGGCCGGCTCACGCCGTCGGAGTTCGTGCGCGTCACTTCGACCAACGCGGCGCAGCTGTTCAACCTGTACCCGCGCAAGGGCGTGATCCAGCCCGGTGCCGACGCCGACCTCGTGGTGTGGGACCCGAAGGCGACCAAGACGCTGTCGGTAAAAACGCAGCACTCGAAGAGCGACTTCAATATCTTCGAAGGCCGCGAAGTCACCGGCGTGCCGCGCCACACCGTGAGCGCGGGCCGCTGGGTCTACCGCGACGGCGACCTGCGCGCCGAGCCCGGCACCGGTCGCTACCTGAAGCGCCCGGCCTTCGCACCGATGTTCACCGCGCTGGAACGCTTCAAGCACCAGCACGCACCCACAGCCGTGGCGCGCTGA
- a CDS encoding Zn-dependent hydrolase has translation MNAAVDTQQVLTINGERLWNSLMELARIGATPKGGVKRLALTDLDKQGRDLVVSWGKEAGLSITVDKIGNVFMRREGTHPALPPIVSGSHIDTQPTGGKFDGNYGVLSALEVVRTLNDQGIRTEAPIEVAFWTNEEGSRFVPVMMGSGVFCGAFSLEHAYAAKDTEGKTVREELERIGYIGDQTPGDHPIGAYFEAHIEQGPVLEDADKVIGVVPAVLGLSWYDCVVTGMEAHAGPTPMHLRRDALQVATRIMQEVVAIGLRYPPYGRGTVGMVQVHPNSRNVIPGEVKFSIDLRNVSGELLDRMHGEILSFVERTGRETGLGVTIERVSYFPPCPFHPDCVDAVRRATERLGYSTMDVVSGAGHDAIYAARLAPAGMIFVPCKDGISHNEIEDAQPDHLTAGCNVLLHAMLERAKRVD, from the coding sequence ATGAATGCAGCAGTGGACACACAACAGGTGCTGACGATCAACGGCGAGCGCCTGTGGAACTCGCTGATGGAGCTGGCGCGCATCGGCGCCACGCCCAAGGGCGGCGTGAAGCGGCTGGCGCTGACCGACCTCGACAAGCAGGGCCGCGACCTCGTGGTGTCGTGGGGCAAGGAAGCGGGCCTGAGCATCACCGTCGACAAGATCGGCAACGTCTTCATGCGCCGCGAAGGCACCCACCCCGCGCTGCCGCCCATCGTGTCGGGCAGCCACATCGACACGCAGCCCACCGGCGGCAAGTTCGACGGCAACTACGGCGTGCTGTCGGCGCTGGAAGTGGTGCGCACGCTGAACGACCAGGGCATCCGCACCGAAGCGCCCATCGAGGTCGCGTTCTGGACCAACGAGGAAGGCTCGCGCTTCGTGCCGGTGATGATGGGTTCGGGCGTCTTCTGCGGCGCCTTCAGCCTCGAACACGCCTATGCGGCAAAGGACACCGAAGGCAAGACGGTGCGCGAAGAGCTGGAACGCATCGGCTACATCGGCGACCAGACGCCGGGCGACCACCCCATCGGCGCCTACTTCGAGGCCCACATCGAGCAAGGCCCGGTGCTGGAAGATGCGGACAAGGTCATCGGCGTGGTGCCCGCGGTGCTCGGCCTCTCGTGGTACGACTGCGTCGTCACCGGCATGGAGGCGCATGCGGGCCCGACGCCCATGCACCTGCGTCGCGACGCGCTGCAGGTGGCGACGCGGATCATGCAGGAGGTGGTGGCCATCGGGCTGCGCTACCCACCCTACGGGCGCGGCACGGTCGGCATGGTGCAGGTGCACCCGAACAGCCGCAACGTGATTCCGGGCGAGGTGAAGTTCTCGATCGACCTGCGCAACGTGAGCGGGGAACTGCTCGACCGCATGCACGGCGAGATCCTCTCCTTCGTCGAGCGCACCGGCCGCGAGACCGGGTTGGGCGTGACGATCGAGCGCGTGTCGTACTTTCCACCCTGCCCGTTTCACCCGGACTGCGTGGACGCGGTGCGCCGCGCGACCGAACGGCTCGGCTACTCGACCATGGACGTGGTCTCGGGCGCGGGCCACGACGCGATCTATGCCGCGCGGCTCGCGCCGGCCGGCATGATCTTCGTGCCCTGCA